One segment of Leptospira fletcheri DNA contains the following:
- a CDS encoding AMP-dependent synthetase/ligase — translation MAENLAQLFREAAEKYKDQPAFYSKDAQKNYHPVTYGQLYDYGLNLAEALIDLGIKSREHVGLLADNRLEWIIADYGIIMSGAADVPRGTDITDSEIVYIISHSESEVVFIENDKMLEKFNRNKSQLSKVKTIIMMDRESTAPGILKLYDLIEKGKQLRAGGSRKAEERVAGIQPNDLFTLIYTSGTTGLPKGVQLMHSNMMHQVLNVTPMLKINAEARLLSILPVWHVFERVVEYVCISIGAATYYTNVRDLRQDLATVKPTFMGSAPRLWENIYNGIYTRINDPGQTPALRRGLFKIAYFFSDKKNAAARFLSGNEVDYHGRSSIISVFYGILMVIQFLLTGPYTLTVLTAIAAYALAPTELSFLSLPLYAVSALALFLNSATLDKVVLSKIRTATGGKLKASISGGGALPRHVDEFFNNIGIKVLEGYGMTETSPVLSVRTFQKLIIGSVGSIVPKTNLQIRNDNNEVLTEVDENGHITKGMLGRKGVVFVKGPQVMKGYFKNEEATAKALVDGWMNTGDMGMINFKKTLTLTGRAKDTVVLMGGENVEPVPIENKLQESPYISQCMVIGQDQKNLGAIIVPDFEKLGEWAKENGVEFSDKEKFIENPKVTDFFRKEIKNLNNAKNGFKSFEQVTPFFLITKPFEVGDELNNMLKMKRHVIAEKYADKIKKVYTDK, via the coding sequence ATGGCTGAGAATCTCGCCCAATTGTTCCGTGAGGCTGCGGAAAAATACAAAGACCAACCCGCTTTTTACTCCAAGGACGCCCAGAAAAACTATCATCCGGTCACCTACGGTCAGTTGTACGATTATGGTTTGAATTTGGCGGAAGCACTTATCGATTTAGGAATCAAATCAAGGGAGCATGTGGGTCTTTTGGCCGATAATCGCTTGGAGTGGATTATCGCCGACTACGGGATCATTATGTCGGGTGCCGCGGACGTCCCTCGCGGAACGGATATTACGGATTCGGAAATCGTTTATATCATCAGCCATTCCGAGTCGGAAGTAGTCTTTATCGAAAACGACAAGATGCTGGAAAAGTTCAATCGGAACAAATCCCAGCTTTCGAAAGTAAAGACAATCATTATGATGGATCGGGAATCTACCGCTCCCGGAATCCTGAAGCTGTATGATCTGATTGAAAAAGGAAAACAGCTTCGCGCAGGCGGTTCTCGGAAGGCGGAAGAGCGGGTTGCAGGAATTCAACCGAACGACCTATTCACCCTGATTTATACGTCCGGAACCACCGGGCTACCGAAAGGGGTTCAGTTGATGCATTCCAATATGATGCACCAGGTGCTGAACGTGACTCCGATGCTGAAGATCAATGCGGAAGCCAGACTTCTATCGATACTACCGGTATGGCACGTATTCGAAAGAGTGGTCGAATATGTTTGCATCAGCATAGGGGCGGCCACCTATTACACGAACGTAAGGGACTTGAGACAGGATTTGGCTACGGTAAAACCTACGTTCATGGGATCGGCTCCCCGCCTCTGGGAGAACATTTACAACGGAATTTATACGAGGATCAACGATCCCGGACAGACCCCTGCATTGCGGAGAGGGTTGTTCAAAATCGCATATTTCTTTTCCGACAAAAAGAATGCGGCAGCACGTTTTCTTTCCGGCAACGAAGTGGATTATCATGGGCGGAGCTCGATCATATCCGTATTTTACGGAATACTAATGGTTATACAGTTCCTTTTGACCGGGCCGTATACTCTGACCGTGTTGACCGCGATCGCGGCATACGCGTTGGCGCCCACAGAATTGTCTTTCTTAAGTTTGCCACTCTATGCGGTTTCGGCATTGGCACTGTTCCTGAACAGCGCCACCTTGGACAAGGTGGTTCTGTCCAAGATTCGAACCGCTACCGGCGGAAAACTCAAAGCGTCCATTTCCGGCGGAGGCGCTCTTCCTAGACACGTGGACGAGTTCTTCAATAATATCGGGATCAAGGTGCTGGAAGGATACGGTATGACGGAAACCTCGCCGGTATTGTCGGTTCGGACCTTCCAAAAATTGATTATCGGTTCCGTCGGATCTATCGTGCCGAAGACGAATCTGCAAATCCGGAACGACAACAACGAAGTACTGACCGAAGTGGACGAGAACGGACACATCACGAAAGGGATGTTGGGCCGGAAAGGGGTCGTTTTCGTAAAAGGACCCCAGGTCATGAAAGGGTATTTCAAAAACGAAGAAGCGACTGCCAAGGCGTTGGTCGACGGTTGGATGAATACCGGCGATATGGGCATGATCAATTTCAAGAAGACCCTGACCTTGACCGGCCGCGCGAAGGACACCGTCGTTCTTATGGGTGGAGAAAATGTGGAGCCCGTTCCGATCGAAAATAAGCTCCAGGAATCTCCCTATATCAGCCAGTGTATGGTGATCGGTCAGGACCAGAAAAATTTGGGAGCCATCATCGTCCCGGACTTCGAAAAATTAGGAGAGTGGGCCAAAGAGAACGGCGTAGAGTTTTCGGATAAGGAGAAATTCATCGAAAATCCGAAAGTAACGGATTTCTTCCGTAAGGAGATCAAAAACCTGAACAACGCAAAGAACGGTTTTAAATCCTTCGAGCAGGTTACCCCTTTCTTTCTGATCACAAAACCGTTCGAAGTCGGCGACGAGTTGAACAATATGTTGAAGATGAAGCGACATGTGATCGCGGAAAAATACGCCGATAAGATCAAAAAGGTATATACGGACAAATAG
- a CDS encoding TIGR00266 family protein, which yields MQYQISHKPSFSLLKLRLGPGQSIKSEAGAMVYMSSGMGIETKMGSGFLSALSRKFLGGESFFFNTYTAPSKGGEIGLAPELPGDIIEIDLSGKSIFVEAGAYLASDEGIQVVSKFGGLRSLFGGEGLFLLELSGSGKAFLSAYGSIFPISVDGAYTVDTGHIVAFDRSLQFTVGKAGGSWKSTFFSGEGLVANFSGTGTIWIQSRVPSGFIGWLTRLLPV from the coding sequence ATGCAGTACCAGATTAGCCACAAACCGTCCTTCTCCCTATTGAAATTGAGACTTGGGCCGGGTCAATCCATTAAATCGGAAGCGGGCGCCATGGTTTATATGAGCTCCGGCATGGGAATCGAAACCAAGATGGGGAGCGGTTTCTTATCCGCTTTGTCCAGAAAATTCCTAGGTGGAGAATCCTTCTTTTTTAATACGTATACGGCTCCTTCAAAAGGCGGAGAAATCGGACTGGCTCCGGAATTACCGGGAGACATCATAGAGATAGACCTAAGCGGAAAAAGCATTTTCGTAGAAGCGGGAGCTTATCTCGCTTCCGATGAAGGAATTCAGGTAGTATCCAAATTCGGAGGCCTTCGTTCCCTTTTCGGCGGTGAAGGGCTTTTCTTACTGGAATTGTCCGGGAGCGGTAAGGCGTTTTTAAGCGCTTACGGTTCCATTTTTCCGATCTCTGTGGACGGGGCTTATACGGTGGATACGGGGCATATCGTGGCCTTTGATCGCTCTCTTCAATTTACCGTAGGAAAGGCAGGTGGAAGTTGGAAGTCCACATTCTTTAGCGGAGAAGGTTTGGTCGCAAATTTTTCGGGAACGGGAACGATTTGGATCCAGAGTCGAGTGCCTTCCGGCTTCATCGGCTGGTTGACCCGTCTTCTTCCCGTATGA
- a CDS encoding TIGR00266 family protein codes for MNIDILYKPSYSVAKINLDSGESIKAEAGAMMSMSSHLGIETHKAQKGGFMKSLKAAFLGGESFWMNTFSAAQPGELLLAPTLPGDIEKLDLNGTIYVQSSSFLASSPSIEMDTKFQGMKGFFSGESLFFLKLSGAGALLIASYGGIEALYVDGEFIVDTGHIVAFQEGLDYKITKFGGWKSFFFGGEGLVAKFSGKGRLWIQTRNVPTLGAWFRSELPPKKR; via the coding sequence ATGAATATCGATATCTTATACAAACCATCCTACAGCGTGGCAAAAATCAATTTGGATTCCGGCGAATCCATTAAGGCGGAAGCCGGTGCGATGATGAGCATGAGTTCCCACTTGGGAATAGAGACCCACAAGGCCCAGAAAGGAGGATTTATGAAATCCTTAAAGGCGGCTTTTTTAGGGGGGGAATCCTTTTGGATGAATACGTTTTCGGCGGCTCAACCGGGGGAATTGCTGTTGGCGCCCACTCTTCCGGGGGATATCGAAAAATTGGATTTGAACGGGACCATATACGTGCAGTCCAGTTCCTTTTTGGCTTCTTCGCCTTCCATCGAAATGGATACGAAGTTCCAAGGAATGAAAGGGTTTTTTAGCGGAGAATCCCTGTTTTTCCTGAAACTTTCCGGAGCCGGAGCCTTGTTGATCGCCAGTTACGGAGGAATCGAGGCCCTATATGTGGACGGAGAGTTTATCGTAGATACGGGGCACATCGTCGCCTTCCAGGAAGGTTTAGATTACAAAATTACGAAATTCGGCGGCTGGAAATCCTTCTTTTTCGGTGGGGAAGGACTTGTGGCGAAATTCAGCGGAAAAGGAAGACTCTGGATCCAAACCAGAAATGTACCTACCCTCGGGGCTTGGTTCCGGTCGGAACTTCCCCCTAAGAAAAGATAA
- a CDS encoding 3'(2'),5'-bisphosphate nucleotidase CysQ family protein, producing the protein MLFPEEARTVSKFVLEAADEILRIYRSEFAVREKKKGDPVTEADLAANRILVRGIRESFGDPVFSEEDILPFDQKSHRNGRVWILDPIDGTREFVAKNPEFALSLGLVENGTPIFGIIMNPATGEFFWGRDGVGSNLQILQPPYSKLEIDWNSPHYFLAENEGLRDSDTAREVLVSVSETRDGLFQDLDFGPQYKRKATGSIAYKLALVAVGKAAMTLSLRPKNDWDIAGGIAILRASKGFDLEIKTGDPFRFLDSELSVGLLAGRENRVLEFWGKNSERLRNSVRENW; encoded by the coding sequence ATGCTTTTTCCCGAAGAAGCCCGCACAGTTTCTAAATTCGTTTTGGAGGCTGCGGATGAAATCCTGAGGATTTATCGAAGCGAATTCGCGGTTCGCGAAAAAAAGAAAGGCGATCCCGTTACGGAAGCCGATCTCGCCGCGAATCGTATTTTGGTCCGAGGGATCCGGGAAAGTTTCGGAGACCCTGTGTTTTCCGAAGAAGACATCCTACCTTTCGATCAGAAATCCCACCGAAACGGAAGGGTCTGGATTCTGGATCCTATAGACGGGACGAGGGAATTCGTTGCAAAAAATCCGGAATTCGCGTTAAGTCTCGGTCTAGTGGAGAACGGGACTCCGATTTTCGGCATCATTATGAATCCTGCAACCGGAGAATTTTTCTGGGGAAGGGACGGGGTCGGTTCGAATCTCCAGATTCTACAACCTCCGTATTCGAAACTAGAGATCGATTGGAATTCCCCGCATTATTTTTTGGCGGAGAACGAAGGTTTGCGAGATTCCGACACTGCCCGTGAAGTATTAGTTTCCGTATCCGAAACTCGGGACGGATTGTTCCAAGATTTGGATTTCGGTCCTCAATACAAACGGAAAGCGACGGGCTCCATCGCGTACAAGCTCGCTCTCGTTGCCGTAGGAAAGGCGGCGATGACTCTTTCTCTTCGGCCCAAGAACGATTGGGATATCGCAGGGGGAATCGCGATCTTAAGAGCCTCGAAGGGTTTCGATTTGGAGATCAAAACGGGTGACCCCTTTCGTTTTCTGGATTCCGAGCTTAGCGTAGGTCTTCTCGCAGGGCGGGAGAATCGCGTGCTGGAATTTTGGGGAAAGAATAGCGAAAGACTTAGAAATTCCGTCCGAGAAAATTGGTAA
- the lpxC gene encoding UDP-3-O-acyl-N-acetylglucosamine deacetylase — MNFTEHRKTLKETVRMKGIGLHSGKEVNLIAHPAPVGTGIIFEYRKGEDKASIPVELSNVVDTSNATTLGDGQYRVQTVEHLMAAVFSLGITDMILEIDSVEVPIMDGSSLPFLEAFEAAGYTEFEETQEPIYVKNPMWVVDGDKYLVILPSDEWKVTYTIDFPHPLLKGQNITIRLDREILKKEILPARTFGFLKDVEALQAKGLAMGGSLDNAIVLTQDGYLNESLRYENECVRHKILDLVGDLSIAGRPIIGHYLASKAGHALDVSMAKLVMSSETGNELGKYKSRRIPLFKRKAAAV, encoded by the coding sequence ATGAATTTCACGGAACATAGAAAAACTCTTAAAGAAACAGTTAGAATGAAAGGGATCGGGCTACACTCCGGAAAAGAAGTGAATCTCATCGCCCACCCTGCCCCGGTTGGAACGGGAATTATTTTCGAATACAGAAAAGGGGAAGATAAGGCATCGATTCCCGTAGAGCTCAGTAACGTAGTCGACACGAGTAATGCCACCACCCTAGGGGACGGACAGTACCGGGTCCAGACGGTGGAACATCTGATGGCGGCAGTCTTTTCCTTAGGAATCACAGATATGATTCTGGAAATCGACTCCGTGGAAGTACCGATCATGGACGGTTCTTCCCTTCCGTTTTTGGAGGCTTTCGAAGCAGCCGGATATACGGAATTCGAAGAAACCCAGGAACCGATCTATGTGAAAAACCCCATGTGGGTCGTGGACGGGGACAAGTACCTAGTCATCCTTCCCAGCGACGAATGGAAAGTTACCTACACGATAGATTTCCCCCACCCGCTTCTTAAAGGACAAAACATAACGATTCGGCTGGACCGGGAGATACTCAAGAAGGAAATCCTGCCCGCTCGGACCTTCGGTTTTTTGAAGGACGTAGAGGCCTTGCAAGCAAAAGGATTGGCGATGGGTGGTTCTCTGGACAACGCGATCGTCCTGACCCAAGACGGGTATCTCAACGAATCTCTCAGATACGAAAACGAATGCGTTCGGCATAAGATTCTAGATTTGGTCGGAGATTTGTCCATCGCTGGGAGACCGATTATCGGGCACTATTTGGCGTCCAAGGCAGGCCATGCCCTGGATGTTTCCATGGCCAAGCTGGTCATGAGTTCCGAAACAGGAAACGAACTGGGTAAATACAAAAGCCGTCGCATTCCCCTCTTCAAGAGAAAAGCCGCAGCGGTTTAA
- a CDS encoding LIC11631 family protein, whose amino-acid sequence MSHALTRSAVFEPYGHSDVYALDNLYFSAFKHPEVWDFSRIRELSVLNLAFLAARGELAASLGKEIRVQGLTSGFKKGFCRIEGKEELSGIDFDIFLPTILGGTPSLVFSRIEGPADSVSIFPGMAGKGFQLIGNWKERNYRILFLTGEEMERDLPGLLEWVNEISSASDLRGSFYCRTEKQSYLQFLKGKEEVCAIFLQEKERSHFPFLFLAMEYIQETEKKTN is encoded by the coding sequence ATGAGTCACGCACTTACGCGTTCTGCGGTATTCGAGCCCTATGGGCATTCCGATGTCTATGCTCTAGACAACCTGTATTTCTCGGCTTTCAAGCATCCGGAAGTCTGGGATTTCTCCCGCATACGGGAACTCTCCGTTTTGAATTTGGCATTTTTGGCGGCTCGGGGGGAACTCGCAGCCTCATTAGGCAAAGAGATCCGAGTGCAAGGACTTACCTCCGGATTTAAAAAGGGGTTTTGCAGAATCGAAGGGAAGGAGGAACTCTCTGGAATCGATTTCGACATTTTTCTTCCGACGATTTTGGGAGGAACTCCGTCTCTCGTCTTTTCGAGGATCGAGGGGCCTGCGGATTCCGTTTCGATCTTTCCGGGCATGGCGGGAAAAGGCTTTCAGTTGATCGGGAATTGGAAGGAACGGAATTATAGAATTCTGTTTCTCACCGGAGAGGAGATGGAAAGGGATTTGCCGGGATTACTCGAGTGGGTCAATGAAATCTCTTCCGCTTCCGACCTACGAGGCAGCTTTTATTGCCGTACGGAAAAACAATCCTATCTCCAGTTTTTAAAGGGAAAGGAAGAGGTTTGCGCCATTTTTTTGCAGGAAAAGGAAAGAAGCCATTTTCCTTTTCTGTTCCTTGCTATGGAATACATTCAAGAAACGGAAAAAAAGACGAACTAG
- the ptsP gene encoding phosphoenolpyruvate--protein phosphotransferase — translation MNGSRRTTYPGIIAFPGRFYGRCVKIGTKKRHLAHGAYVHESEVEKELSRLERAVSTSRKELKEIVNKLREKSEDKEFKEILETQVVLMDDPTLSNSFRDRIQNHSENAFLAVENSLREWSEKFSRMENPFFRERVDHLKDISNRILENLLDKKEEVSFLADLSEDVILVARELTPSQMILMNKARIRGIATDLGGKTGHMAILARNYGIPTIVGLKQFYGSVKDNEYVFLDGENGLMVRSPTIEEVKYYGASSPIQSEDKSQKKRKSITKDGVRIRLKCNLESDADWEQARKMEVDGVGLFRSESLFLKYQDSNVSGEEQFQAYKRITEGLDPNPVYIRTFDIGADKFSTGEIEENPFLGNRGIRYSLQNPDWFKEQLTAILRASSFGNLSILLPMVTNLSEIKKTKELLEECKRELNAKKEKFNRKIKIGIMVETPSAVASMDVLAKEVDFFSVGTNDLLQYLMAVDRNNVNVSGLYNPFHISFLRALHQIISTAWKYEKPLSICGEIASDTNFTILLIGLGFREMSVSLPFVGAIRNILASVSLKQADFLLRKVLELSELEDYEAIEAFLFSKHLE, via the coding sequence ATGAACGGCAGTAGACGAACGACTTATCCAGGTATCATCGCCTTTCCGGGGCGCTTTTACGGTCGATGCGTCAAGATCGGAACAAAAAAAAGACATCTCGCGCACGGCGCTTACGTTCACGAATCCGAAGTGGAAAAGGAACTGTCCCGTCTAGAAAGAGCAGTTTCTACTTCCCGAAAAGAACTTAAAGAAATCGTAAATAAACTTCGGGAAAAATCGGAAGACAAGGAATTCAAGGAGATCCTGGAAACTCAGGTGGTCCTGATGGACGATCCGACCCTGTCGAATTCCTTTCGGGACCGAATTCAAAACCACAGCGAAAACGCCTTCCTTGCAGTGGAAAATTCCCTGCGAGAATGGTCCGAAAAATTCAGTAGAATGGAGAATCCTTTTTTTCGGGAAAGAGTCGACCATTTAAAGGATATTTCGAACCGCATTCTGGAAAACCTATTGGATAAAAAAGAGGAGGTTTCCTTCCTCGCGGACCTTTCGGAAGACGTGATCCTGGTGGCGAGAGAACTCACTCCTTCCCAAATGATTCTTATGAATAAGGCCAGGATACGAGGGATCGCCACGGATCTCGGCGGAAAAACGGGACACATGGCTATCCTGGCCCGCAATTACGGGATTCCCACCATCGTCGGGCTAAAACAATTTTATGGAAGCGTAAAGGATAACGAGTACGTCTTTCTGGACGGAGAAAACGGTCTTATGGTCCGTTCTCCTACGATAGAAGAAGTGAAGTATTACGGAGCCTCGTCCCCCATCCAATCGGAGGACAAATCCCAAAAGAAAAGAAAATCGATCACCAAGGACGGAGTCAGGATCCGCCTAAAATGCAATCTGGAATCGGATGCAGACTGGGAACAGGCGAGAAAAATGGAAGTGGATGGAGTCGGACTGTTCCGATCCGAGTCCTTGTTCCTAAAATACCAGGACAGCAACGTATCCGGAGAGGAACAGTTCCAAGCCTACAAACGGATTACCGAAGGCTTGGATCCGAACCCCGTATACATCCGTACTTTCGACATAGGCGCGGATAAATTCTCTACGGGAGAAATCGAGGAAAACCCGTTTTTAGGAAACCGCGGAATCCGGTACAGTCTGCAGAACCCGGATTGGTTTAAGGAACAACTCACCGCGATTTTAAGGGCGTCTTCTTTCGGGAACCTGAGCATTCTACTTCCGATGGTTACCAACCTGTCGGAAATCAAAAAAACGAAGGAATTGCTGGAGGAATGCAAAAGGGAATTAAACGCTAAAAAGGAGAAGTTCAATCGGAAAATCAAAATCGGAATCATGGTGGAAACTCCTTCCGCCGTGGCCTCTATGGATGTTCTCGCCAAGGAGGTGGATTTTTTTTCCGTCGGAACGAACGATTTGCTCCAGTATCTGATGGCCGTCGACCGAAATAACGTGAACGTGTCCGGCCTTTACAATCCGTTTCATATCTCCTTCTTACGCGCTTTGCATCAAATCATAAGCACGGCCTGGAAATACGAAAAACCCTTGAGCATCTGCGGCGAAATCGCTTCGGATACCAATTTTACGATTTTATTGATCGGATTGGGATTTCGGGAGATGTCCGTCTCTCTTCCCTTCGTCGGAGCTATCCGGAATATTCTGGCCTCCGTTAGTCTCAAACAGGCGGACTTTTTACTCAGGAAGGTTTTGGAATTATCCGAATTGGAGGACTACGAAGCGATCGAAGCCTTCTTATTTAGCAAGCATCTAGAATAG
- a CDS encoding glycosyltransferase family 4 protein — MVPRKKVTTSFPNQHFVIGVDARPLSTPVSGVGRLIASTLKGFGGDPRFRFLLFSHRPLHPSHAHLKELPNVQEEIGKGFLASKGGLYFSLALPLELRKKNIHLFWGTQQLLPPFFPKEIPAVITCVDFVLRKFPETMRPIARFQQSVYMRWSAERADKILPISRAVAEEAKSYYHIPEEKISVVYPGYDPKEIRISVGKPPTERVAGIPAGFFLSVSTVEPRKNYGFLREAYLKYRQKAGKKALLWIHAGKAGWGTESLVENMRSETAIGSMLWIESPTDAELHYLYSKAGLFLFPSLYEGFGIPLVEALAHGRQCLVSDLNVFREIGGRSVLYKSLANSEDWAKEMSQYSSKPWKLPKADLRKFEMNTSAELTRNVFLDFLEKREETKPNASG, encoded by the coding sequence TTGGTTCCTAGAAAAAAAGTTACCACCTCTTTCCCGAACCAACACTTCGTCATAGGAGTGGACGCCCGTCCCCTTTCCACGCCGGTCTCCGGTGTCGGAAGATTGATCGCCTCCACTTTGAAAGGATTCGGAGGGGATCCGCGCTTTCGATTTCTTCTATTTTCGCATCGCCCCTTGCATCCGAGTCACGCACATCTCAAGGAATTGCCGAACGTACAGGAAGAGATCGGAAAAGGGTTCCTCGCCTCCAAGGGAGGACTTTATTTCAGTCTGGCTCTTCCTTTAGAATTACGGAAAAAGAATATTCATTTGTTCTGGGGAACCCAACAACTTCTTCCTCCGTTTTTTCCGAAAGAAATTCCGGCGGTCATCACTTGCGTGGACTTTGTGCTTCGGAAATTTCCCGAGACCATGCGTCCGATCGCAAGATTCCAACAATCCGTTTATATGCGTTGGAGCGCCGAGAGAGCGGATAAGATTCTGCCGATTTCCCGCGCGGTAGCGGAAGAAGCGAAATCGTATTATCATATTCCCGAAGAGAAGATTTCGGTCGTATATCCCGGATACGACCCGAAAGAAATCCGAATTTCGGTTGGGAAACCGCCGACGGAGAGAGTCGCCGGAATTCCCGCCGGATTTTTTCTTTCCGTCTCTACGGTGGAACCTAGAAAGAATTACGGATTCTTGCGAGAAGCCTATTTGAAATACAGACAAAAGGCGGGGAAAAAGGCTCTCCTCTGGATTCACGCGGGGAAGGCGGGTTGGGGAACGGAATCCCTGGTGGAAAACATGAGATCGGAAACCGCTATCGGTTCCATGCTCTGGATAGAATCTCCCACGGATGCGGAACTGCATTATCTCTATTCCAAAGCGGGTTTGTTTCTGTTCCCATCTCTATATGAAGGATTCGGAATTCCGCTAGTGGAAGCGCTGGCTCACGGAAGACAGTGCCTCGTTTCCGACTTGAACGTTTTTCGCGAGATCGGCGGGCGCTCCGTTCTGTACAAGAGTCTGGCGAATTCGGAAGATTGGGCAAAAGAAATGTCTCAGTATTCCTCCAAACCTTGGAAACTTCCCAAAGCGGATCTAAGAAAGTTCGAAATGAATACTTCCGCTGAATTGACTCGAAACGTCTTCTTGGATTTTTTGGAAAAAAGGGAAGAAACGAAACCTAACGCTTCCGGCTGA
- a CDS encoding TlpA family protein disulfide reductase gives MVFRRKLAIGFLLFSFLQIGSCSRPNEAPLYQIRLNDWEGNPHSFSEYRGQVLVLDFWASWCEPCKKAVPVVEALRKDLAGKNAQVFGINTENDLTVPEIKKAAKDFGMDYPSFLDPEWKLVQLLKIEGQPALFVFSASGKRLHSQYGISEKDLPVLQGRIRNWLEAP, from the coding sequence ATGGTATTTCGCCGCAAACTCGCGATCGGTTTTCTTCTGTTTTCTTTCCTCCAAATCGGTTCCTGTTCCCGGCCGAATGAGGCGCCTTTGTATCAGATTCGCTTAAACGACTGGGAAGGAAATCCTCATAGTTTTTCGGAATACCGCGGGCAAGTTTTGGTATTGGATTTCTGGGCGAGCTGGTGTGAACCTTGCAAAAAGGCCGTTCCGGTGGTGGAAGCCTTGAGAAAAGACCTTGCCGGAAAGAATGCGCAAGTGTTCGGGATCAATACGGAAAACGATCTTACCGTGCCTGAGATCAAAAAGGCTGCAAAGGATTTCGGAATGGATTATCCTAGCTTTTTGGATCCGGAATGGAAGTTGGTCCAGCTTCTAAAAATCGAAGGACAACCTGCTCTATTCGTTTTTAGCGCCTCGGGAAAACGTCTGCATTCCCAATACGGAATTTCCGAGAAGGACTTACCCGTTCTACAAGGGAGGATCAGAAATTGGCTGGAAGCGCCGTAA
- a CDS encoding SDR family oxidoreductase, with translation MKRALITGANRGIGFELARVYSENGTEVLAACRKASEPLRRLKVRIFEGLDLGDARSFDSLANEISGSSLDLLINNAGILIPDNLESVDFQELETQFLINALAPIRLTHTLLSKIQDGGKIAFITSRMGSIGDNSSGGYYGYRMSKAALNAGAVSLARDLKARNISVAILHPGMVATGMTGNRGIPPREAAEGLFRQIENCTLFSSGKFLHQTGEEIPW, from the coding sequence ATGAAACGTGCCTTAATCACCGGAGCCAACCGAGGAATCGGATTTGAGCTCGCTAGAGTTTACTCCGAGAACGGTACCGAAGTTCTCGCAGCCTGTAGAAAAGCGTCGGAACCCTTACGTCGATTGAAGGTTCGAATTTTCGAAGGGTTGGATCTAGGGGATGCAAGGAGCTTCGATTCCTTAGCGAACGAAATCTCCGGTTCTTCTCTGGACCTTCTGATCAATAACGCGGGCATTTTAATTCCGGACAATCTGGAAAGCGTCGATTTTCAGGAATTGGAAACCCAATTCTTAATCAATGCCCTGGCCCCGATCCGACTCACCCATACCCTTTTAAGCAAGATCCAGGACGGAGGAAAGATCGCTTTTATTACGAGCAGAATGGGTTCGATAGGCGACAATTCTTCCGGCGGATATTACGGCTATAGAATGTCCAAAGCCGCACTAAACGCCGGAGCTGTCTCCTTGGCGAGAGACCTGAAGGCCAGAAACATCTCCGTAGCCATTCTCCATCCCGGGATGGTGGCAACCGGAATGACCGGAAATCGGGGAATCCCTCCCAGAGAAGCCGCAGAAGGTTTATTCCGACAGATCGAGAACTGCACCCTTTTTAGCAGCGGCAAATTCTTACACCAAACGGGAGAAGAAATCCCCTGGTAA
- a CDS encoding TIGR00266 family protein, whose translation MKFEILAKPDFPVLKVSLENGESIRAESGAMVAMAPNVKMETKAEGGIFASAKRALLSGESFFQNTFSAEGKGGDLYLTSETQGDLEHRSLNNEDLILSRGAYVAGSTGLVIDSKWGGFKGFFSGEGLFFLKVSGTGDLFFSSFGAIHTVDVDGTYIVDTGHIVGFETTLDYHIDRIGGLKSLFLSGEGLVAKFSGKGKLYVQSRNQNSFAAWADGWRRVEKSSSSGGD comes from the coding sequence ATGAAATTCGAAATATTAGCAAAACCAGATTTTCCCGTGTTGAAGGTTTCCTTGGAAAACGGAGAATCCATACGCGCGGAATCGGGTGCCATGGTTGCAATGGCGCCTAACGTTAAAATGGAAACGAAGGCGGAGGGCGGAATATTCGCTTCGGCAAAAAGGGCATTACTCAGCGGGGAATCCTTTTTCCAAAATACCTTTTCCGCGGAAGGAAAGGGCGGAGATCTGTACCTTACCTCCGAAACTCAAGGGGATTTGGAACATCGTTCCCTAAACAACGAAGACTTGATATTAAGCAGAGGGGCGTACGTCGCGGGTTCGACCGGGTTGGTGATAGACAGCAAATGGGGAGGATTCAAAGGATTCTTTTCCGGAGAAGGTCTGTTCTTCTTAAAAGTAAGCGGAACCGGAGATCTATTTTTTTCCAGCTTCGGAGCCATTCATACAGTCGATGTGGACGGGACTTATATCGTGGATACCGGCCACATCGTGGGCTTCGAGACCACTTTGGATTACCATATAGACAGGATCGGAGGATTGAAATCGTTGTTTCTGTCCGGCGAAGGGTTAGTCGCTAAATTTTCCGGCAAAGGGAAACTCTATGTGCAATCTCGAAACCAAAATTCCTTCGCCGCTTGGGCGGACGGATGGCGACGAGTGGAGAAATCCTCTTCGTCCGGAGGGGATTGA